In Amycolatopsis jiangsuensis, the following proteins share a genomic window:
- a CDS encoding threonine ammonia-lyase: MRFVTISDIEAAAERVRGTAVHTPLLRQHWAPGQLWLKPESLQPIGAFKIRGAYNAIAALGENERTRGVVAYSSGNHAQAVAYSAKAFGVPAVIVVPDSAPRLKVNATREWGAEVVEVPFADQAPVAAQLARERGLTLVPPFDHPDVIAGQGTAGLEIAADLPEVDTVLVPVSGGGFASGVGIAVKQRCPAAKVYGVEPELAADAEESLREGRRVEWPMADRARTIADGQRAQPSDLTFAHLQKVLDGIITVSEDEIRRTVRTLALRSRLVVEPSGATAPAAYLHHTSELPGGRTVAIVSGGNLDPALLTELLA; encoded by the coding sequence ATGCGATTCGTGACGATCTCCGACATCGAGGCCGCGGCCGAGCGCGTGCGGGGAACCGCGGTGCACACGCCTCTGCTGCGCCAGCACTGGGCACCGGGGCAGCTGTGGCTGAAGCCCGAGAGCCTGCAGCCGATCGGGGCGTTCAAGATCCGCGGCGCCTACAACGCGATCGCGGCGCTGGGCGAGAACGAGCGGACGCGCGGCGTCGTCGCGTACTCCAGCGGCAACCACGCACAGGCAGTCGCCTACTCCGCCAAGGCGTTCGGCGTGCCGGCGGTGATCGTGGTGCCGGATTCGGCGCCTCGCCTCAAGGTGAACGCGACCCGCGAATGGGGCGCCGAGGTGGTCGAGGTGCCCTTCGCCGACCAGGCGCCGGTCGCCGCCCAGCTCGCCCGCGAGCGCGGCCTGACCCTGGTCCCGCCGTTCGACCATCCGGACGTGATCGCCGGACAGGGCACCGCGGGCCTGGAAATCGCCGCTGACCTGCCGGAAGTGGACACCGTGCTGGTTCCGGTCAGCGGCGGTGGGTTCGCCTCCGGCGTCGGCATCGCGGTCAAGCAGCGGTGCCCGGCGGCGAAGGTCTACGGCGTGGAACCGGAGCTGGCCGCCGACGCCGAGGAGAGCCTCCGCGAGGGGCGCCGGGTCGAATGGCCGATGGCTGACCGGGCCCGCACCATCGCGGACGGCCAGCGCGCCCAGCCGTCCGACCTCACGTTCGCCCACCTGCAGAAGGTGCTCGACGGCATCATCACGGTGAGCGAGGACGAGATTCGCCGGACCGTGCGGACGCTGGCCCTGCGCTCCCGGCTGGTCGTGGAACCGAGCGGCGCCACCGCACCGGCGGCGTACCTGCACCACACCTCCGAACTGCCCGGCGGCCGCACCGTCGCCATCGTCTCGGGCGGCAACCTGGACCCGGCACTGCTGACCGAACTGCTCGCATAA
- the thiE gene encoding thiamine phosphate synthase encodes MPALTGDQIRARLAEARLYLCTDARATRGDLAEFADAVLAGGVDIVQLRDKTGGSPLEAKQEIAALEVLAEACARHGALLSVNDRADVALAVGADVLHLGQDDIPVPLARRVLGDDVVIGRSTHSAEQAAAAAAEDGVDYFCTGPCWPTPTKPGRAAPGLDLVRTTATSGTTRPWFAIGGIDGQRLPDVLDAGASRIVVVRALTEADDPKAAAESLRARLG; translated from the coding sequence ATGCCCGCCCTGACCGGAGACCAGATCCGCGCCCGGCTCGCCGAAGCCCGGCTGTACCTGTGCACCGATGCCCGCGCCACCCGTGGTGACCTCGCCGAATTCGCCGACGCGGTACTCGCCGGCGGCGTCGACATCGTGCAGCTGCGGGACAAGACAGGCGGCTCCCCGCTGGAGGCGAAGCAGGAGATCGCCGCGCTGGAGGTGCTGGCCGAGGCGTGCGCGCGGCACGGGGCGCTGCTGTCGGTGAACGACCGCGCGGACGTGGCGCTCGCGGTCGGCGCCGACGTACTGCACCTCGGCCAGGACGACATCCCGGTGCCGCTGGCGCGCCGCGTGCTCGGCGACGACGTGGTGATCGGCCGGTCCACCCATTCGGCCGAACAGGCTGCCGCGGCCGCCGCCGAGGACGGCGTGGACTACTTCTGCACCGGCCCCTGCTGGCCGACACCGACCAAACCGGGCCGCGCGGCACCCGGCCTGGACCTGGTGCGCACGACCGCGACGAGCGGCACCACCCGGCCGTGGTTCGCGATCGGCGGCATCGACGGACAGCGGCTGCCCGACGTGCTCGACGCCGGGGCGTCCCGGATCGTCGTGGTCCGCGCGCTCACCGAGGCCGACGACCCGAAGGCCGCCGCCGAGTCCCTGCGCGCCCGGCTCGGCTGA
- the thiO gene encoding glycine oxidase ThiO, whose translation MSAKVIPGKEDVTVVGGGVIGLSVAWRAAVLGRRVTVVDPEPVRGGASWLAGGMLAPVTEAWPGEEDVLRLGEASLRQWPKFARDLTADGADPGLAEHGTLVLAFDSADAGYLDVLAGHLRALGRDARTLTGREARRLAPGVSAVRSGLHVQGDLAVDNRKLLTALAEAGARRGVEFRRARLESLDGVPGPVVLAAGAWTGRLHPRLANAVRPLKGEILRLRPRRGCLPPPPYTVRAIVEGKPIYLVPRADGEVVLGATQYEAGYDEAVTARGVRELLEGAERILPGITEYELVETAAGLRAGSRDALPYIGEVGEGVYAATGHHRNGLLMAPVTAEAVVAWLSGEAPPDEVTAASPARLVEKERV comes from the coding sequence GTGAGTGCGAAAGTGATTCCCGGCAAAGAAGATGTGACCGTCGTGGGTGGCGGGGTGATCGGGCTGTCCGTGGCCTGGCGGGCGGCCGTCCTCGGCAGGCGGGTCACCGTGGTCGACCCGGAACCGGTGCGTGGCGGTGCCTCGTGGCTGGCCGGCGGCATGCTCGCGCCGGTCACCGAAGCGTGGCCGGGCGAGGAGGACGTGCTCCGGCTGGGCGAGGCATCGTTGCGGCAGTGGCCGAAGTTCGCCCGGGACCTCACCGCCGACGGCGCCGATCCCGGCCTGGCCGAGCACGGCACCCTCGTGCTCGCCTTCGATTCCGCCGACGCCGGCTACCTCGACGTTCTCGCCGGGCACCTGCGCGCCCTCGGTCGCGACGCGCGGACGCTGACCGGCCGCGAGGCCCGGCGGCTCGCTCCAGGAGTCAGTGCAGTGCGCAGTGGGCTGCACGTGCAGGGTGACTTGGCCGTGGACAACCGGAAACTGCTCACCGCGCTGGCCGAAGCGGGCGCGCGGCGTGGTGTCGAGTTCCGCCGTGCGCGCCTGGAGAGCCTGGACGGCGTGCCTGGGCCGGTCGTGCTCGCCGCGGGTGCCTGGACCGGCCGGCTGCATCCACGGCTGGCGAACGCCGTGCGGCCGTTGAAGGGAGAGATCCTGCGGTTGCGGCCGCGGCGCGGCTGTCTGCCGCCTCCGCCGTACACAGTGCGCGCGATAGTCGAAGGCAAGCCGATCTACCTCGTGCCGCGCGCGGACGGTGAAGTGGTGCTGGGCGCGACGCAGTACGAAGCGGGCTACGACGAGGCCGTGACCGCGCGCGGCGTACGTGAGCTGTTGGAGGGCGCGGAGCGGATTCTGCCGGGCATCACCGAGTACGAGCTGGTGGAGACCGCCGCCGGGTTGCGGGCGGGAAGCCGGGACGCGTTGCCGTATATCGGCGAAGTCGGCGAAGGCGTGTACGCGGCCACGGGTCACCATCGCAACGGGCTGCTGATGGCGCCGGTGACCGCGGAGGCAGTGGTGGCGTGGCTGTCCGGCGAAGCGCCTCCGGATGAGGTCACTGCGGCGTCGCCCGCCCGTCTGGTGGAGAAGGAGCGAGTCTGA
- the thiS gene encoding sulfur carrier protein ThiS, with the protein MEIKVNGQWREFPDGSTLSEVLDAVGALRQGVAVAVNGEVVRRGDWTASVVPKGANIDVLTAVQGG; encoded by the coding sequence ATGGAGATCAAGGTCAACGGCCAGTGGCGGGAATTCCCGGACGGCAGCACCTTGTCCGAGGTTCTCGACGCGGTGGGCGCCCTCCGCCAGGGCGTGGCGGTCGCGGTGAACGGCGAGGTCGTGCGCCGCGGCGACTGGACCGCGTCCGTCGTGCCGAAGGGCGCGAACATCGACGTCCTCACCGCAGTGCAGGGAGGCTGA
- the thiG gene encoding thiazole synthase (functions in thiamine (vitamin B1) biosynthesis; in Bacillus subtilis this enzyme catalyzes the formation of thiazole from dehydroxyglycine and 1-deoxy-D-xylulose-5-phosphate and ThiS-thiocarboxylate): MDDLIIGSQKFSSRLIIGTGGAANLDVLERALVASGTELTTVAMRRADAEGGSGVLELLRRLGIQLLPNTAGCRTAAEAVLTAQLAREALDTDLVKLEVHADDRTLLPDPVETLEAAERLVGDGFTVFAYTNDDPVLALRLEEAGCAAVMPLGAPIGTGLGIRNPHNIELIVARASVPVVLDAGIGTASDATLAMELGCSAVLLSTAVTRATDPERMASAMRSAVEAGYLARGAGRVPQRFWAQASSPPR, translated from the coding sequence ATGGACGACCTGATCATCGGCAGCCAGAAGTTCTCGTCGCGGCTGATCATCGGCACCGGTGGTGCCGCGAACCTCGATGTGCTGGAGCGCGCGCTGGTCGCATCCGGTACCGAGCTCACCACGGTGGCCATGCGCCGGGCGGATGCCGAGGGTGGCTCCGGCGTGCTGGAATTGCTGCGGCGCCTGGGCATCCAGCTCCTGCCGAACACCGCGGGCTGCCGGACCGCGGCCGAGGCCGTGCTCACCGCGCAGCTCGCGCGCGAGGCGCTGGACACGGACCTGGTGAAGCTGGAGGTGCACGCGGACGACCGCACGCTGCTGCCCGACCCGGTCGAAACGCTCGAAGCGGCGGAGCGGCTGGTTGGCGACGGGTTCACCGTGTTCGCCTACACCAACGACGATCCGGTGCTCGCCCTGCGGCTGGAGGAAGCCGGCTGCGCCGCGGTGATGCCGCTGGGCGCGCCGATCGGCACCGGGCTCGGTATCCGCAATCCGCACAACATCGAGCTGATCGTGGCGCGCGCGTCGGTACCGGTGGTGCTCGACGCGGGCATCGGCACCGCGTCGGACGCCACCCTGGCCATGGAGCTCGGCTGTTCCGCGGTACTGCTGTCGACCGCGGTGACCCGCGCGACGGACCCGGAACGCATGGCGTCGGCGATGCGCTCCGCGGTGGAGGCGGGCTACCTCGCCCGCGGAGCCGGCCGGGTACCGCAACGGTTCTGGGCACAGGCTTCGAGCCCGCCGCGCTGA
- a CDS encoding NAD(P)-dependent alcohol dehydrogenase gives MTSTSMRFAAYDRYGPADVLYETTGPLPAVRPGEVLVRVRASSVNGGEVMMRAGKLRPFSGNRFPKRTGVDLAGEVVEPGSSRFSAGDAVWGMIGRRMGTAAEYVAVAADHLDHLPAGLDPAQAVALLAGTTALTGFRDKAALAPGERLLVRGASGGVGYVAVQLGKEMGAHVTGLAGAANLDLVKELGADRAIDYRTVDFRAPGELGRFDVILDTAGTDLAAVHRLLTPGGRMVAISFDADHLASSVGYLLANSLRRTRPIRFFSGNPRSPLLAELGRLVRTGALRPQVDRVFPLSRIADAHRALENGGVRGKIVVEI, from the coding sequence ATGACCTCCACTTCAATGCGGTTCGCCGCCTACGATCGGTACGGCCCGGCCGACGTGCTGTACGAGACCACCGGTCCGCTGCCCGCCGTGCGTCCCGGCGAGGTGCTGGTCCGAGTGCGCGCGTCCTCGGTCAACGGCGGGGAGGTGATGATGCGGGCCGGGAAGCTGCGGCCGTTCTCCGGCAACCGGTTCCCCAAGCGGACCGGCGTCGACCTGGCGGGTGAGGTCGTCGAGCCCGGTTCGAGCCGGTTCTCCGCGGGCGACGCGGTGTGGGGGATGATCGGCCGGCGGATGGGCACGGCCGCGGAGTACGTCGCGGTCGCCGCCGACCATCTCGACCACCTGCCCGCCGGGCTCGACCCGGCGCAGGCGGTGGCACTGCTCGCCGGCACCACCGCACTCACCGGGTTCCGGGACAAGGCCGCGCTGGCCCCCGGTGAACGGCTGCTGGTCCGCGGCGCGAGCGGCGGCGTCGGCTACGTCGCGGTGCAGCTCGGCAAGGAGATGGGCGCGCACGTGACCGGGCTGGCCGGTGCGGCGAACCTGGACCTGGTGAAGGAACTCGGAGCGGACCGGGCCATCGACTACCGGACCGTCGACTTCCGCGCGCCGGGTGAGCTCGGCCGGTTCGACGTCATCCTGGACACGGCCGGCACGGACCTGGCCGCGGTGCACCGGCTGCTCACCCCCGGCGGGCGGATGGTCGCGATCTCGTTCGACGCCGACCACCTGGCCTCCTCGGTCGGCTACCTGCTCGCGAACTCCCTGCGCCGCACCCGGCCGATCCGCTTCTTCAGTGGAAACCCACGCAGCCCGCTGCTGGCCGAACTGGGCCGTCTGGTGCGGACCGGCGCGCTCCGGCCCCAGGTCGACCGGGTGTTCCCGCTCTCGCGGATCGCCGACGCGCACCGCGCACTGGAAAACGGCGGGGTACGCGGCAAGATCGTGGTCGAGATCTAG
- a CDS encoding MarR family winged helix-turn-helix transcriptional regulator — MTLSSVQDVSGRLYLAVGRLSRSLRQVGVPGPGHGAISALATLVHFGELRLGDLAAKEGVAAATMSRIVATLVEAGYVTRESDPVDRRAWLARVTEEGERLVSGVRSSRVVELNRRLDRLSPDAREALTAALPALEALISDES, encoded by the coding sequence GTGACTCTTTCCTCGGTCCAGGACGTATCCGGCAGGCTGTACCTGGCGGTCGGGCGGCTTTCGCGGTCGCTGCGGCAGGTCGGGGTGCCGGGGCCAGGGCACGGCGCGATCTCCGCGCTCGCCACCCTCGTGCACTTCGGTGAGCTGCGGCTCGGCGACCTCGCCGCGAAGGAGGGCGTCGCGGCGGCCACCATGTCCCGCATCGTGGCCACGCTCGTCGAGGCCGGTTACGTCACGCGCGAATCCGATCCGGTCGACCGCAGGGCCTGGCTCGCGCGCGTCACGGAGGAGGGCGAGCGACTCGTGTCCGGCGTGCGATCCTCTCGCGTCGTCGAGCTGAACCGCCGTCTCGACCGGCTCAGCCCGGACGCACGGGAGGCACTCACCGCCGCGTTGCCCGCGCTGGAAGCCCTCATCTCCGACGAGAGCTGA
- the thiD gene encoding bifunctional hydroxymethylpyrimidine kinase/phosphomethylpyrimidine kinase, with amino-acid sequence MPEEPSPRSALTIAGSDSGGAAGLQADLRTFLTCGVHGLVAVTAVTVQNTLGVHDRADVAPHIVAGQIEAVASDMGVHAAKTGMLASAEIIHAVAGACDKAGIGRGAAVPFVVDPVAASMTGHPLFDDAGLAALRDELLPRATLVTPNLDEVRLLTGMTVTDREGMRTAAAVLHRLGPQYVLVKSGHLVSDPECVDLLFDGSTFVELPGPRYRTPHTHGAGDTMASALTAGLAKGMSMVEAARYGKWFVSQAVEHSYPMGAKVGPVSAFWRLAPEER; translated from the coding sequence ATGCCCGAAGAACCCAGCCCGCGTTCGGCCCTCACCATCGCCGGATCGGACTCCGGCGGCGCGGCCGGACTGCAGGCCGATCTGCGCACGTTCCTGACCTGCGGCGTACACGGCCTGGTCGCGGTCACCGCGGTGACCGTGCAGAACACGCTGGGCGTGCACGACCGCGCGGACGTGGCGCCGCACATCGTGGCCGGGCAGATCGAGGCGGTCGCCTCGGATATGGGCGTGCACGCGGCGAAAACCGGCATGCTTGCGTCCGCGGAGATCATCCACGCCGTGGCGGGTGCCTGCGACAAGGCGGGCATCGGCCGCGGCGCGGCGGTCCCGTTCGTGGTCGACCCGGTGGCCGCCTCGATGACCGGTCACCCGCTGTTCGACGACGCCGGGCTCGCCGCGCTCCGGGACGAGCTGCTGCCGCGTGCCACCTTGGTGACCCCGAACCTCGACGAGGTCCGCCTGCTCACCGGGATGACCGTGACCGACCGCGAGGGCATGCGTACCGCGGCTGCGGTGCTGCACCGGCTGGGCCCGCAGTACGTGCTGGTCAAAAGCGGTCATCTCGTGTCCGACCCGGAATGCGTTGACCTGCTGTTCGACGGTTCGACCTTCGTGGAGCTGCCCGGTCCGCGCTACCGGACCCCGCACACGCACGGGGCCGGCGACACGATGGCCTCCGCGCTCACCGCAGGGCTGGCCAAGGGCATGTCGATGGTCGAAGCCGCGCGCTACGGCAAGTGGTTCGTCTCGCAGGCGGTCGAGCACTCGTACCCGATGGGCGCGAAGGTCGGGCCGGTGTCCGCGTTCTGGCGGCTGGCGCCGGAAGAACGGTAG
- a CDS encoding NADP-dependent oxidoreductase — protein sequence MRMVTQREFGGPEVLRLVEVDRPEPGPTEVLVRVHAAGINPVDWKSRAQEVFMGKPPYTLGWDVSGVVEQAGFGATGLREGDEVLGMPWFPREAGAYAEYVTAPSRQFVRKPAGLSHVEAAGLPLAGLTAWQGLVDVANVRSGQRVLVDAAAGGVGHLAVQIAKARGAHVLGTASAAKHGFLRELGVDEPIDYRDENATADDLDLVFGLVGESSDLRWLAGVKEGGLVVSVPSGVAGSVATEAAKHGVRTSSLLVEPDQVGLRGLVELIERGALKVHVDRTFPLEDAGKAHEAGEAGRVTGKLVLTV from the coding sequence ATGCGGATGGTGACCCAGCGGGAGTTCGGCGGGCCCGAGGTGCTGCGACTGGTCGAGGTGGACCGTCCGGAGCCGGGTCCGACCGAGGTGCTGGTGCGGGTGCACGCTGCCGGCATCAACCCGGTCGACTGGAAGTCTCGGGCGCAGGAGGTGTTCATGGGCAAGCCGCCCTACACACTCGGCTGGGACGTCTCCGGGGTCGTCGAGCAGGCCGGATTCGGTGCCACCGGCCTGCGTGAGGGTGACGAGGTGCTGGGCATGCCGTGGTTTCCCCGCGAGGCGGGCGCGTACGCGGAATACGTGACGGCGCCGTCGCGGCAGTTCGTGCGCAAGCCCGCCGGGCTGTCCCATGTGGAGGCTGCCGGACTGCCACTGGCTGGGCTGACCGCGTGGCAGGGCCTGGTGGACGTCGCGAACGTCCGCAGTGGACAGCGCGTGCTCGTGGACGCGGCAGCAGGCGGCGTGGGCCACCTCGCGGTGCAGATCGCCAAGGCTCGCGGCGCCCACGTCCTCGGCACGGCCAGCGCGGCGAAACACGGGTTCCTGCGGGAGCTCGGCGTGGACGAGCCGATCGACTACCGCGACGAGAACGCCACCGCCGACGACCTCGACCTCGTGTTCGGCCTGGTCGGCGAAAGCAGCGACCTGCGCTGGCTGGCCGGGGTCAAGGAAGGCGGACTGGTGGTCAGCGTGCCCAGCGGGGTGGCCGGCAGCGTCGCGACGGAAGCGGCGAAACACGGCGTACGCACGTCGTCACTCCTGGTCGAGCCGGACCAGGTCGGCCTGCGAGGTCTCGTCGAGCTGATCGAACGCGGCGCGCTGAAGGTGCACGTGGACCGGACGTTTCCGCTCGAGGACGCCGGAAAGGCCCATGAAGCCGGAGAAGCGGGCCGTGTGACGGGCAAGCTCGTCCTTACTGTCTGA
- the thiD gene encoding bifunctional hydroxymethylpyrimidine kinase/phosphomethylpyrimidine kinase — MTATPRTALTIAGSDSGGGAGIQADLRTFFANGVHGLVALTAVTVQNSLGVQGFTEIPADVVTAQVKAVAGDMGVHAAKTGMLATAEIIQAVAKTLDEVHIGRGTDTPFVVDPVAASMTGHALLREEALEAIRTELFPRATVITPNLDEVRLLTGIEVVDAASRRAAAEALLEFGAQWVLVKGGHLRDGEDCVDLLTDGTQPIELSGPRIATNNTHGGGDTMASAITSSLAKGADVPTAVTEAKRFIERCVAEAYPLGAGVGPVSPFWRLGDA, encoded by the coding sequence GTGACCGCCACTCCCCGCACCGCCCTCACCATCGCCGGATCCGATTCCGGCGGTGGTGCAGGCATCCAGGCGGACCTGCGCACGTTCTTCGCGAACGGCGTGCACGGGCTCGTCGCGCTGACTGCGGTCACCGTGCAGAACTCGCTGGGCGTACAGGGTTTCACCGAGATCCCGGCCGACGTGGTCACCGCGCAGGTCAAGGCGGTCGCCGGGGACATGGGCGTGCACGCGGCGAAGACCGGCATGCTGGCCACCGCGGAAATCATCCAGGCGGTGGCGAAGACACTCGACGAGGTCCACATCGGACGTGGCACGGACACCCCGTTCGTCGTGGATCCGGTGGCCGCGTCGATGACCGGGCACGCCCTGTTGCGCGAGGAGGCGCTGGAGGCGATCCGCACCGAGTTGTTCCCGAGGGCCACGGTGATCACGCCGAACCTCGACGAGGTACGCCTGCTCACCGGGATCGAGGTCGTCGACGCGGCGAGCCGGCGTGCCGCGGCGGAGGCGTTGCTGGAGTTCGGCGCGCAGTGGGTGCTGGTGAAGGGCGGGCACCTGCGCGACGGCGAGGACTGCGTGGATCTGCTCACCGACGGCACCCAGCCGATCGAGCTGTCCGGCCCGCGCATCGCGACGAACAACACCCACGGCGGCGGCGACACGATGGCGTCGGCGATCACGTCGTCGCTCGCCAAGGGCGCGGACGTGCCCACCGCGGTGACCGAGGCGAAGCGGTTCATCGAGCGATGCGTTGCCGAAGCGTATCCACTCGGCGCCGGAGTCGGCCCGGTGTCACCGTTCTGGCGTCTCGGCGACGCCTGA
- the thiC gene encoding phosphomethylpyrimidine synthase ThiC — MTTLENKHDGQADIAPSVTTGPITGSRKVHHQTESGLRVPVRRIDLSNGEHFDVYDTSGPYTDPDATIDVHSGLHPLRTGWADGRTPDTQLGWAKAGVITREMEFVAARERCSPEFVRDEVARGRAVIPANHRHPESEPMVIGKNFLVKVNANMGNSAVWSSVEEEVDKMVWATRWGADTIMDLSTGKRIHETREWLLRNSPVPVGTVPMYQALEKVDGDPEKLSWEVYRDTVLEQCEQGVDYMTVHAGVLLRYVPLTAKRVTGIVSRGGSIMAAWCLAHHQESFLYTHFSELCEILREYDVTFSLGDGLRPGSIADANDRAQFAELETLGELTHIAREHDVQVMIEGPGHVPMHKIKENVELEEKLTGEAPFYTLGPLATDIAPAYDHITSAIGAAQIGWYGTAMLCYVTPKEHLGLPNRDDVKTGVITYKIAAHSADLAKGHPHAQEWDDELSKARFEFRWNDQFNLSLDPDTARSFHDETLPAEPAKTAHFCSMCGPKFCSMRITQDVRKYAEEHGLSTVEAIEAGMAEKSAEFSDQGGKVYLPVVGQ; from the coding sequence TTGACGACGCTGGAAAACAAGCACGATGGCCAGGCTGACATCGCCCCGTCGGTGACCACCGGCCCGATCACCGGTTCCCGCAAGGTCCACCACCAGACCGAGTCCGGCCTGCGGGTGCCCGTGCGGCGGATCGACCTGTCGAACGGGGAGCACTTCGACGTGTACGACACGTCCGGGCCCTACACCGACCCGGACGCGACCATCGACGTCCACAGTGGACTTCATCCGCTGCGGACCGGCTGGGCCGACGGGAGAACGCCGGACACCCAGCTCGGCTGGGCGAAAGCCGGGGTGATCACCAGGGAGATGGAGTTCGTCGCGGCACGGGAACGGTGCTCGCCGGAGTTCGTGCGCGACGAGGTGGCCCGCGGGCGCGCGGTCATCCCGGCCAACCACCGGCATCCGGAGAGCGAGCCGATGGTGATCGGCAAGAACTTCCTGGTGAAGGTCAACGCCAACATGGGCAACTCGGCCGTCTGGTCCTCGGTGGAGGAAGAGGTCGACAAGATGGTCTGGGCCACCCGCTGGGGTGCGGACACGATCATGGACCTGTCCACCGGCAAGCGGATCCACGAGACCAGGGAATGGCTGCTGCGCAACTCCCCGGTCCCGGTCGGCACCGTGCCGATGTACCAGGCGCTGGAAAAGGTCGACGGGGACCCGGAAAAGCTTTCCTGGGAGGTTTACCGCGACACCGTGCTCGAGCAGTGCGAGCAGGGTGTGGACTACATGACCGTGCACGCCGGCGTGCTGCTGCGCTACGTGCCGCTCACCGCGAAGCGGGTCACCGGCATCGTCAGCCGCGGCGGGTCGATCATGGCAGCGTGGTGCCTGGCGCACCACCAGGAATCCTTCCTGTACACGCATTTCTCCGAGCTGTGCGAGATCCTGCGCGAGTACGACGTCACGTTTTCCCTCGGCGACGGACTGCGGCCCGGCTCGATCGCGGACGCGAACGACCGCGCGCAGTTCGCCGAACTGGAGACGCTCGGCGAGCTCACGCACATCGCCCGCGAGCACGACGTGCAAGTGATGATCGAAGGCCCGGGTCACGTGCCGATGCACAAGATCAAGGAAAACGTGGAGCTGGAGGAAAAGCTCACCGGTGAGGCGCCGTTCTACACGCTCGGCCCCCTCGCCACGGACATCGCCCCTGCTTACGACCACATCACCTCCGCGATCGGCGCGGCGCAGATCGGCTGGTACGGCACCGCGATGCTGTGCTACGTCACGCCGAAGGAGCACCTGGGCCTGCCCAACCGCGACGACGTGAAGACCGGCGTGATCACCTACAAGATCGCCGCGCACTCCGCGGATCTGGCCAAGGGCCATCCGCACGCGCAGGAGTGGGACGACGAGCTGTCCAAGGCCCGCTTCGAATTCCGCTGGAACGACCAGTTCAACCTGTCGCTCGACCCGGACACCGCCCGGTCGTTCCACGACGAGACGCTGCCCGCGGAACCGGCCAAGACGGCACACTTCTGCTCCATGTGCGGGCCGAAGTTCTGCTCCATGCGGATCACCCAGGACGTGCGCAAGTACGCCGAGGAACACGGTCTGTCCACTGTGGAGGCCATCGAGGCCGGGATGGCCGAGAAGTCCGCGGAGTTCTCCGACCAGGGCGGCAAGGTCTACCTGCCCGTGGTCGGACAGTGA
- a CDS encoding PadR family transcriptional regulator, whose translation MSIANTLLGLLEGGPKYGYDLKRLHDERFQQDRPLHYGQVYSTLSRLLRNGLVEEKGIEPGSGPDRKRYAITDAGVTNVDEWLSTPENPSLYLQNTLYTKVVLALLSERDAADVLDAQRGAHLREMRKLTTRKGDGDLADQLICDHALFHLEADLRWLELTAARLDDLAGQLKP comes from the coding sequence ATGTCCATCGCCAACACCCTGCTCGGGCTGCTGGAGGGCGGGCCGAAGTACGGCTACGACCTCAAGCGGCTCCACGACGAGCGGTTCCAGCAAGATCGCCCACTGCACTACGGGCAGGTCTATTCGACGCTTTCGCGATTGCTGCGCAACGGGCTCGTCGAGGAGAAGGGAATCGAGCCGGGCAGTGGTCCGGACCGGAAGCGGTACGCGATCACCGACGCCGGCGTGACGAACGTCGACGAATGGCTCAGCACTCCGGAAAATCCGTCGCTGTACCTGCAGAACACCTTGTACACCAAGGTGGTTCTCGCCCTTCTCTCCGAGCGCGACGCCGCCGACGTACTCGACGCGCAGCGCGGCGCGCACCTGCGCGAGATGCGGAAATTGACCACCCGCAAGGGTGATGGCGACCTGGCCGACCAGCTCATCTGCGATCACGCGCTCTTCCATCTCGAGGCGGACCTGCGCTGGCTCGAACTCACCGCGGCCCGGCTGGACGACCTGGCGGGGCAGCTGAAGCCATGA